The following coding sequences lie in one Kamptonema formosum PCC 6407 genomic window:
- the rpsB gene encoding 30S ribosomal protein S2, producing the protein MSVVSLAQMLESGVHFGHQTRRWNPKMSPYIFTERNGVHIIDLVQTAQLMEDAYEYMREASEKGKKFLFVGTKRQAAGIVAQEAHRCGAYYVNQRWLGGMLTNWTTIKSRVERLKDLERREETGALDLLPKKEASTLRRELAKLQKYLGGIKSMRKIPDAVVLVDQRREYNAVLECQKLGIPIVSLLDTNCDPDLVDIPIPANDDAIRSIKLIVGKLADAIYEGRHGQLESEVEDYYEEYEGGEDDYEAGELEELDIPDSEADEDAEAE; encoded by the coding sequence ATGTCAGTCGTCAGTTTGGCTCAAATGTTAGAGTCAGGAGTTCACTTCGGGCACCAAACCCGCCGGTGGAATCCCAAAATGTCCCCTTATATTTTCACCGAGCGCAATGGCGTTCACATCATCGACCTAGTACAGACCGCTCAGCTCATGGAAGATGCCTATGAGTACATGAGAGAGGCTTCTGAAAAAGGCAAAAAATTTCTGTTTGTCGGTACTAAGCGCCAAGCCGCCGGTATTGTCGCTCAAGAAGCCCATCGCTGCGGCGCTTACTACGTCAACCAGCGCTGGCTGGGAGGAATGCTCACTAACTGGACAACAATTAAATCCCGCGTTGAGCGCCTAAAAGATTTAGAGCGCCGCGAAGAAACCGGAGCCCTGGATTTGCTACCGAAAAAAGAAGCCTCAACGCTGCGCCGGGAATTGGCAAAACTGCAAAAATATCTGGGCGGGATTAAATCCATGCGTAAGATTCCTGATGCAGTCGTACTTGTAGACCAACGCCGGGAATACAATGCTGTTTTAGAATGCCAGAAGTTAGGGATTCCCATCGTCTCGCTGCTAGACACAAATTGCGATCCCGATTTAGTAGACATTCCCATTCCAGCGAACGATGACGCTATCCGTTCGATTAAACTAATAGTAGGTAAGTTGGCTGATGCCATCTATGAAGGTCGTCACGGTCAGCTCGAAAGCGAAGTAGAAGATTACTACGAAGAGTACGAAGGTGGTGAAGACGACTACGAAGCTGGCGAGTTGGAAGAGCTCGACATCCCAGATTCAGAGGCCGACGAAGACGCTGAAGCTGAATAA
- a CDS encoding AAA family ATPase: protein MKDRIERLKQNLSQTIVGKADSIRLVLVAMLSGGHALLEDVPGVGKTLLAKSLARSIAGKFQRIQCTPDLLPTDITGTNIWNPRSGEFEFLPGPVFANVLLADEINRATPRTQSALLEVMEERQVTVDGVSRPVPSPFFVIATQNPIEYQGTFPLPEAQMDRFMLSLTLGYPKSSEELQMLQRLSDAVAVEELQPCLGLDEIQELRRLCASVKVEDSLKEYIVNLVRSTREDEEITLGVSPRGAVALHRAVQALAFLSGRDYVIPDDVKELAPHVLSHRLIPAGGRRSKTIIDRLLRSVAIP, encoded by the coding sequence ATGAAAGATCGTATTGAACGGCTCAAGCAAAATCTGAGTCAAACTATTGTCGGTAAAGCGGATAGTATTCGGTTGGTATTGGTGGCGATGCTTTCCGGGGGTCATGCTTTGTTAGAAGACGTTCCCGGTGTGGGTAAAACCCTATTAGCTAAGTCTCTGGCGCGATCGATCGCTGGCAAGTTTCAGCGGATTCAGTGTACTCCCGATTTATTGCCGACGGATATAACTGGGACTAATATTTGGAATCCCCGCAGCGGTGAATTTGAATTTTTGCCGGGGCCAGTGTTTGCAAACGTGCTGTTAGCGGATGAAATTAACCGCGCTACGCCGCGAACGCAGTCTGCTTTGCTAGAAGTGATGGAAGAGCGGCAGGTAACGGTAGATGGAGTTTCTCGCCCTGTTCCTAGCCCGTTTTTTGTAATTGCTACTCAGAACCCGATTGAGTATCAAGGGACTTTTCCTCTGCCAGAGGCGCAGATGGATCGTTTTATGTTGTCTTTGACTTTGGGCTATCCTAAGTCTTCAGAAGAGTTGCAAATGCTACAACGGCTTTCTGACGCTGTTGCGGTTGAGGAGTTACAACCTTGTCTTGGTTTGGATGAAATTCAAGAGTTGCGCCGTCTGTGCGCGAGTGTAAAGGTTGAGGATTCGTTGAAGGAGTATATTGTCAATTTGGTGCGATCGACGCGGGAAGATGAGGAAATTACTTTAGGTGTAAGTCCTCGCGGTGCTGTGGCTTTGCATCGGGCGGTGCAAGCTTTGGCGTTTCTATCGGGACGGGACTATGTTATTCCTGATGATGTGAAGGAACTCGCACCCCATGTACTTTCACACCGCTTGATTCCGGCGGGAGGACGGCGTTCTAAGACTATTATCGATCGCCTTTTGCGTTCTGTGGCGATTCCTTAG
- the cbiB gene encoding adenosylcobinamide-phosphate synthase CbiB: MNLSMLLSDAVPAAVLLLAAILDYLIGDPWGWPHPVRVMGWLIDRYTQVVFNIWNNPTDEMSILPLRLVGTIGSILLVIGSGTLVWLAVQVANWVDPIFAIALESILLASCFAGKSLRAAAQDVLHPLNEGDLVKARQRLSFYVGRDTENLSEPEILRAVLETVTENAVDGVMAPLFYGVVGVGASYILSVSGGMFAASEGCLCLGVAFAIAYKAASTLDSMVGYKEAPLTDLGWFSAKLDDLLTWVPCRLTVITLAFLSGKPGYVWRICQRDAIKDASPNSGWSECVYAATLGVQVGGTNSYRGVLKNKPLLGEAIDPIAPEKINQALQLTRYCFLIWLGLSFLLYTFFFVF, translated from the coding sequence ATGAATTTATCGATGTTGCTGTCTGATGCTGTGCCTGCTGCTGTTTTACTTTTGGCTGCTATCTTGGATTATTTAATTGGCGATCCTTGGGGTTGGCCGCACCCGGTACGGGTGATGGGTTGGCTAATCGATCGCTACACTCAAGTTGTGTTTAATATATGGAATAATCCGACAGATGAGATGTCTATCCTACCGCTCCGCTTGGTAGGTACAATAGGCTCGATCTTGCTGGTTATTGGTAGCGGAACTTTGGTTTGGTTAGCGGTGCAAGTTGCTAACTGGGTTGACCCTATTTTCGCGATCGCACTCGAAAGTATCCTTTTAGCAAGCTGTTTTGCTGGGAAAAGTTTAAGGGCTGCCGCACAAGATGTGCTACATCCTTTAAATGAGGGGGATTTAGTCAAGGCACGGCAAAGGTTGAGCTTTTATGTCGGCAGGGATACAGAAAATTTATCGGAGCCAGAAATTCTACGGGCGGTACTAGAAACTGTAACGGAAAATGCTGTCGATGGGGTAATGGCTCCGCTATTTTATGGGGTAGTTGGGGTTGGAGCGAGTTATATATTATCTGTTAGCGGTGGGATGTTTGCAGCGAGTGAAGGGTGTCTCTGTTTGGGGGTGGCTTTTGCGATCGCCTATAAAGCAGCAAGTACATTAGATTCTATGGTTGGCTATAAAGAAGCACCCTTAACTGATTTAGGCTGGTTCAGTGCCAAACTTGACGATCTACTTACCTGGGTTCCCTGCCGTTTAACTGTAATTACGTTAGCTTTTCTATCTGGCAAACCGGGCTATGTTTGGCGGATATGTCAAAGAGATGCCATTAAAGATGCTAGTCCTAACTCTGGCTGGAGTGAATGCGTTTATGCAGCAACTTTGGGTGTCCAGGTGGGAGGTACTAATTCCTATCGGGGGGTTCTCAAAAATAAACCGCTTTTAGGCGAAGCGATCGATCCGATCGCGCCGGAAAAAATTAATCAAGCTTTACAACTGACCAGATATTGCTTTCTGATCTGGTTGGGATTATCATTTTTGCTTTATACTTTCTTCTTTGTGTTTTGA
- a CDS encoding AbrB family transcriptional regulator has translation MAKKKSIEPLEGEALIKKVKELENLTKEEKARACGYYTVTKNGVERVNMMKFLNALIDAEGIQLDGKQNGNGRGGRSASYRISVQSNGNLLIGAAYTKQMELQPGDEFEISLGRKHIHLRQIDREEEEAV, from the coding sequence ATGGCTAAAAAGAAAAGTATCGAGCCCCTAGAAGGCGAAGCTCTCATCAAGAAAGTTAAAGAGCTAGAGAACCTTACCAAGGAAGAAAAGGCAAGAGCCTGTGGCTACTACACCGTTACCAAAAACGGCGTAGAACGGGTCAACATGATGAAGTTCCTCAATGCTCTCATTGATGCTGAGGGTATTCAGCTTGATGGTAAGCAAAATGGTAATGGACGCGGCGGACGGTCTGCTAGCTATCGAATCAGCGTTCAGTCTAACGGTAACTTACTGATTGGCGCAGCCTATACTAAACAGATGGAACTTCAGCCTGGAGATGAGTTTGAAATCTCTTTGGGACGTAAGCACATTCACCTGCGGCAAATCGATCGAGAAGAAGAAGAAGCAGTCTAA
- a CDS encoding class I fructose-bisphosphate aldolase — protein MTATLSVPNLIETSLGDEAEYLLSYKAKVSKDLLHLPSPDWVERIFGHSDRSPQVLRSLQQLYSSGRLANTGYLSILPVDQGIEHSAAASFAPNPIYFDSENIIKLAISAGCNAVATTLGVLGSVSRKYAHKIPFILKLNHNELLTYPNQFDQVMFASVEQAWNLGAVAVGATIYFGSPESTRQIQEVSQAFALAHEYGMATILWCYLRNDIFKQDKDYHIAADLTGQANHLGVTIEADIIKQKLPECNRGYEAVAQASSQSYGKTDKRVYSDLTSDHPIDLTRYQVLNCYAGRMGLINSGGASGKNDFAEVIRTAVINKRAGGCGLISGRKTFQRPFEEGVKLFHAIQDIYLSPDVTVA, from the coding sequence ATGACCGCTACACTATCAGTTCCTAATTTAATCGAGACTTCACTAGGTGATGAAGCTGAATACTTGCTCAGCTATAAGGCGAAAGTTTCCAAAGATTTGTTACACCTTCCGAGTCCCGACTGGGTAGAGCGGATTTTTGGTCACAGCGATCGCTCTCCGCAAGTTCTACGATCTCTTCAGCAACTCTATTCTAGCGGCCGTCTAGCTAACACTGGCTACTTGTCCATTTTACCTGTAGACCAAGGAATTGAGCATTCTGCGGCAGCTTCCTTTGCACCAAACCCGATCTATTTTGACAGCGAAAATATCATCAAGTTAGCAATATCTGCTGGCTGCAATGCTGTAGCAACAACTCTAGGAGTTTTAGGCAGTGTTTCTCGCAAATACGCTCACAAAATTCCCTTTATTCTCAAGCTTAATCACAATGAATTGCTAACTTATCCTAATCAATTCGACCAAGTGATGTTTGCTTCTGTAGAACAAGCTTGGAATTTAGGAGCTGTGGCTGTAGGTGCTACAATTTATTTTGGTTCGCCGGAATCCACCAGGCAAATTCAAGAAGTCAGCCAAGCTTTTGCACTCGCTCACGAATATGGAATGGCAACAATTTTGTGGTGCTATCTCCGTAACGATATCTTCAAACAAGATAAAGATTATCACATTGCGGCCGATTTAACTGGTCAAGCAAATCATTTGGGAGTGACGATTGAAGCTGACATTATCAAGCAGAAATTGCCAGAGTGCAATCGCGGCTATGAGGCTGTTGCTCAAGCCAGCAGTCAGAGTTACGGGAAAACCGACAAGCGCGTTTACTCAGATTTAACCAGCGATCATCCCATCGATCTAACCCGCTATCAAGTGCTGAATTGTTATGCTGGTCGCATGGGTTTAATTAATTCTGGGGGTGCTTCTGGTAAGAATGATTTTGCCGAAGTAATTCGCACGGCGGTGATTAATAAACGCGCTGGAGGTTGCGGATTAATTTCGGGTCGCAAAACTTTTCAACGACCATTTGAAGAAGGGGTAAAATTGTTTCACGCGATTCAGGATATTTACTTGTCACCGGATGTGACGGTTGCTTAA
- a CDS encoding MBL fold metallo-hydrolase, whose translation MSSMQNQFTVHFWGVRGSIASPGAETVRYGGNTPCVEMRVGTHRLIFDGGTGLRVLGQSLLSQMPVEAYMFFTHSHWDHIQGFPFFVPAFVKCNSFRIHGAIAPNGATIQQRLNDQMLHPNFPVPLQIMGADLKFNDIEIGQPVEIGDIKVENALLNHPGEAVGYRVNWQGYAAAYVTDTEHFPDRLDENVLFLARNADVLIYDATYTDEEYYSEKSPKVGWGHSTWQEAVKVAKAANVKKLVIFHHDPLHNDDFLDRIGEQVAQKFPDSLMAREGLSIQLVPPANGAVEESVQSEVKVSA comes from the coding sequence ATGTCTAGTATGCAAAACCAATTCACGGTTCACTTCTGGGGCGTTAGAGGCAGCATAGCCTCTCCAGGGGCAGAAACAGTGCGCTACGGCGGCAATACACCCTGTGTAGAAATGCGAGTGGGGACTCACCGCCTGATTTTTGATGGCGGTACGGGGTTGCGGGTACTGGGGCAAAGTCTCCTGTCCCAAATGCCCGTAGAAGCTTATATGTTCTTCACTCACTCCCACTGGGATCACATCCAGGGGTTTCCGTTTTTCGTCCCTGCTTTTGTCAAATGCAATTCTTTTCGCATTCACGGAGCTATAGCTCCCAATGGGGCTACTATTCAGCAGCGGCTTAATGACCAAATGCTTCACCCCAATTTTCCAGTACCGTTGCAAATTATGGGGGCTGACCTCAAGTTCAACGATATCGAAATTGGCCAACCAGTGGAAATCGGCGATATTAAAGTCGAAAATGCTCTGTTAAACCATCCTGGGGAAGCTGTGGGCTACCGCGTGAACTGGCAAGGATATGCAGCAGCTTATGTCACGGATACAGAACATTTTCCCGATCGCTTGGATGAAAATGTGCTGTTTTTGGCTAGGAATGCTGATGTGCTGATCTACGACGCTACCTATACAGATGAAGAATATTACTCCGAGAAGTCGCCAAAAGTTGGTTGGGGACATTCGACTTGGCAAGAAGCGGTGAAGGTAGCTAAGGCCGCAAATGTCAAAAAGCTGGTGATTTTTCACCATGACCCTTTGCATAATGACGATTTTCTCGATCGCATCGGAGAGCAGGTTGCCCAAAAATTCCCTGATAGCCTGATGGCACGGGAAGGTTTGTCTATCCAGTTGGTGCCTCCGGCTAATGGTGCTGTTGAGGAGTCCGTACAATCGGAAGTTAAGGTGTCTGCATAG
- a CDS encoding Rrf2 family transcriptional regulator, producing the protein MKLTTRGHYSVKALLDLSSQPGYGPASVKAIASRQELPAPYLEKLLIEMRRSGLVLSVRGTQGGYQLARRPASISLGQILEAVGETIEPLAGHSPDATVAEDWVTFSLWNRLHKKITEALYSISLEDLYYDVRSWQAVQGEETSFII; encoded by the coding sequence ATGAAGTTAACCACTCGCGGACACTATAGTGTGAAGGCGTTACTCGATCTAAGCTCGCAACCTGGTTACGGGCCGGCTTCTGTGAAAGCGATCGCAAGCCGACAAGAGTTACCTGCACCTTATCTAGAAAAATTGCTGATTGAGATGCGGCGTTCTGGTTTAGTTCTATCAGTTCGTGGCACTCAAGGAGGATATCAATTGGCAAGACGACCTGCTTCGATCTCTCTTGGACAAATCTTAGAGGCTGTAGGTGAAACAATTGAACCTTTAGCTGGTCATTCCCCAGATGCTACTGTTGCAGAAGATTGGGTGACATTCTCTCTGTGGAACCGTTTGCACAAAAAGATTACGGAAGCTCTTTACAGTATTTCCCTTGAAGACTTATACTATGACGTTCGCAGTTGGCAAGCGGTACAAGGGGAAGAAACGAGCTTTATCATTTAA
- the pyrR gene encoding bifunctional pyr operon transcriptional regulator/uracil phosphoribosyltransferase PyrR, producing MTKIVQILSSEELRRTVNRLASQIVEKSGNPKDLALLGIYTRGVALAQMLATQIEMLEQVQVLVGALDITFYRDDLDQIAIRTPARTDIPFDLSGKIVVLVDDVIYKGRTIRAALNAVTEYGRPEIIWLAVLVDRGHRELPIHPDFTGKKLPTAKEEQVKVYIQDLDGRDGVELIKG from the coding sequence ATGACTAAAATTGTTCAAATTTTATCTTCGGAAGAACTGCGCCGCACTGTCAATCGCCTCGCTTCCCAGATTGTAGAAAAATCTGGCAATCCCAAGGATTTGGCATTGTTAGGAATTTATACTAGAGGTGTAGCCTTGGCGCAGATGTTGGCGACCCAAATTGAGATGCTCGAACAAGTGCAAGTGCTTGTGGGGGCTCTGGATATTACTTTTTACCGGGATGACTTAGATCAGATTGCGATCCGCACGCCGGCAAGAACTGATATTCCTTTCGATCTCAGTGGCAAAATTGTGGTGCTGGTTGATGACGTTATATATAAAGGTAGGACAATTCGCGCGGCTTTGAATGCGGTGACAGAGTATGGTAGGCCGGAAATAATTTGGTTAGCTGTGTTAGTCGATCGCGGCCATCGAGAGTTACCAATTCACCCTGATTTTACGGGTAAAAAGTTGCCGACTGCTAAGGAAGAACAAGTTAAGGTTTACATTCAAGATTTGGATGGACGGGATGGAGTGGAATTAATTAAGGGTTAA
- a CDS encoding M1 family metallopeptidase codes for MLHFFFDSETNGHKSFELPGARPHYNPDRPGQVEHIFLDLVLDIPKHSFHGTCSIRLNPVRSGIDKLTLDAVNLKIKSVKVAEKAQNFDYDGEQLEVQLQSPTAANIPLTIDIAYSVEKPQRGLYFVGPDKHYPDKPCQVWTQGEDEDSRFWFPCFDYPGQLATSEIRVQVPKEFIAISNGELIDTKTEGSDKIYHWSQQQVHPTYLMTLAVGDFAELKDEWQGKPVTYYVEKGREADGQRSMGKTPKMIEYFSHTYGYPYPYPKYAQVCVDDFIFGGMENTSTTLLTDRCLLDERAALDNRNTESLVAHELCHQWFGDLVVIKHWSHAWIKEGMASYSEVMWTEYEYSKDDAAYYLLMEARNYLAEDSSRYRRPIVTHVYREAIELYDRHLYEKGACVYHMIRAELGDELFLQAVQTFVQDNAHKTVETIDLLRAIEKATGRNLLFLFDQYVYRGGHPDYKVSYAWDNDSKLAKVTVTQTQVKEGKNGKTNGNGNGNSKDLFDLKLPLGFGYTQQEGETTNSSVKTFTIRVHEREQSFYFPLEAKPAFISFDAGNNFLKTVSLEYPVAELKAQLKFDPDPISRIYAVHALAKKGGLEVVKALSEALKNDRFWAVRFEVANQLVEIKLDQAFEALAIGLKDKDARVRRATVSALGKIKTHESYKLLKPIVEKGDPSYYVEAAAASALGGIAAANADEKPSDEQVIKELKSVLKEREGWNEVVRSGAIAGLAQMKTSEDALNLILKYTAAGTPQALRLAAIRSIGSISSGQTPANLERILQRLGELSKETFFLTQVAVAVALGQMETRKAIRILRSLANQTPDGRVRRIAEEAIQKVQKNVGSDEAVKQLREELDQMKKENQELRSRLENLEAKAKKD; via the coding sequence ATGTTGCATTTTTTCTTTGATTCCGAAACCAACGGCCACAAATCCTTCGAGTTACCTGGTGCCCGCCCCCACTATAACCCAGATCGCCCTGGTCAAGTTGAGCATATTTTCTTAGACTTGGTGCTTGATATTCCCAAACATAGCTTTCATGGCACTTGCAGCATCCGCCTTAACCCAGTACGCAGCGGTATTGACAAATTGACTTTAGATGCTGTCAACTTAAAAATTAAATCGGTGAAAGTTGCTGAAAAAGCACAAAATTTCGATTACGATGGCGAACAGTTAGAGGTGCAATTACAATCGCCAACAGCAGCAAATATTCCCCTAACAATTGATATCGCCTACTCAGTAGAAAAACCCCAACGCGGACTCTATTTTGTCGGGCCAGACAAGCACTACCCAGACAAACCATGTCAAGTTTGGACTCAAGGCGAAGACGAAGACTCCCGCTTTTGGTTTCCCTGCTTCGACTACCCTGGACAACTCGCTACATCAGAAATCCGGGTACAAGTTCCCAAGGAATTTATAGCTATTTCCAACGGCGAATTAATTGACACAAAAACGGAAGGTAGCGATAAAATTTATCACTGGTCGCAACAACAAGTTCACCCCACTTACCTAATGACTTTAGCTGTGGGAGATTTTGCAGAACTTAAAGATGAATGGCAAGGAAAACCCGTAACTTACTACGTCGAAAAAGGTCGCGAAGCAGATGGTCAGCGTAGCATGGGTAAAACGCCCAAAATGATTGAGTATTTCTCTCACACTTACGGCTATCCTTACCCTTATCCTAAATACGCTCAAGTCTGTGTAGATGACTTCATTTTTGGCGGAATGGAGAATACTTCTACCACATTGCTAACAGATAGATGCTTGTTAGATGAACGAGCCGCGCTCGATAATCGCAACACAGAAAGTTTAGTTGCTCACGAACTTTGTCATCAATGGTTTGGCGATTTAGTAGTAATTAAACATTGGTCGCACGCTTGGATCAAAGAGGGCATGGCTTCCTATTCTGAGGTAATGTGGACGGAATATGAATATAGCAAAGATGATGCTGCTTACTACCTATTAATGGAAGCCCGCAACTATTTAGCTGAGGACAGTTCGCGCTACCGTCGCCCCATTGTTACTCACGTTTATCGAGAGGCAATTGAGCTTTATGACCGACATTTGTATGAAAAAGGCGCTTGCGTCTATCACATGATTCGGGCTGAATTGGGAGATGAATTATTTCTGCAAGCTGTTCAAACGTTCGTGCAGGATAACGCTCATAAAACTGTAGAAACAATAGACTTGCTAAGAGCAATAGAAAAAGCTACTGGTCGCAATCTGTTATTTTTGTTTGACCAATACGTTTATCGCGGCGGTCATCCTGACTATAAAGTTAGTTATGCTTGGGATAATGACAGCAAGTTAGCCAAAGTTACGGTGACGCAAACGCAAGTAAAAGAGGGGAAAAATGGCAAAACCAATGGCAATGGCAATGGCAATAGCAAAGATTTATTCGACTTGAAACTACCCCTGGGATTTGGGTACACCCAGCAAGAAGGTGAAACAACTAATTCATCCGTAAAAACTTTCACTATTCGCGTCCACGAACGGGAACAAAGTTTTTACTTCCCCTTAGAAGCCAAACCAGCTTTTATCAGCTTTGATGCTGGCAATAACTTCTTAAAAACTGTTAGTTTAGAGTATCCAGTTGCTGAACTAAAAGCTCAGTTGAAATTCGATCCCGATCCAATTTCGCGTATTTATGCAGTTCATGCTTTGGCGAAAAAGGGAGGTTTAGAAGTCGTGAAAGCGCTATCAGAAGCTCTCAAGAACGATCGGTTCTGGGCTGTGAGGTTTGAAGTAGCTAATCAATTAGTAGAGATTAAACTTGACCAAGCATTTGAAGCTTTAGCAATTGGTCTGAAAGATAAAGATGCTCGCGTTCGCCGCGCTACGGTGAGTGCTCTTGGTAAAATTAAAACTCACGAGAGCTATAAGCTGCTAAAACCGATAGTAGAAAAGGGCGATCCTAGCTACTATGTGGAAGCCGCTGCTGCTAGTGCTCTTGGGGGAATCGCTGCGGCAAATGCCGATGAAAAGCCATCAGACGAACAGGTCATTAAAGAGTTAAAATCTGTTCTTAAGGAACGCGAAGGCTGGAATGAGGTAGTACGATCTGGTGCGATCGCAGGTTTGGCCCAAATGAAAACCTCTGAAGATGCACTAAACCTGATTTTGAAATATACTGCTGCTGGTACTCCTCAAGCTTTACGCTTGGCAGCTATTCGCTCAATTGGTTCTATTTCTAGTGGTCAAACTCCTGCCAATTTAGAGCGGATTTTGCAGCGGTTGGGAGAACTCTCTAAGGAGACTTTTTTCCTGACGCAAGTAGCTGTAGCTGTAGCATTGGGGCAAATGGAAACGCGCAAAGCAATACGCATTCTACGTTCTTTGGCAAATCAAACTCCTGATGGTCGAGTGCGTCGGATTGCGGAGGAAGCAATTCAAAAGGTGCAGAAAAATGTAGGTTCTGATGAAGCTGTTAAACAGTTACGAGAGGAACTAGATCAGATGAAGAAAGAAAATCAAGAATTGCGGAGTCGTTTAGAGAATTTAGAGGCGAAAGCTAAAAAAGATTAG
- a CDS encoding NUDIX hydrolase yields MAINRKPPLFIQQSGVIPYRILDGEIEIMVITSSTGKRWVIPKGLVEPDMTPQDSAAKEAWEEAGLIGNVLPTLLGTYEYQKWGRICRVEVFLLQVEIVLESWPEAKKRKREWVSLAKAVKRVEEAELKRILTDLTSML; encoded by the coding sequence ATGGCTATAAATCGGAAACCACCTCTATTTATTCAACAATCAGGCGTTATTCCCTATCGTATCCTCGATGGGGAAATAGAAATCATGGTGATTACTTCTTCGACAGGGAAACGGTGGGTGATACCGAAAGGATTAGTTGAACCTGACATGACACCGCAAGACTCTGCTGCAAAAGAAGCTTGGGAGGAAGCCGGACTAATCGGTAATGTTTTGCCTACTTTACTGGGAACTTACGAATATCAGAAGTGGGGACGTATTTGCCGAGTTGAGGTATTTTTACTGCAAGTAGAAATAGTTTTAGAAAGTTGGCCGGAAGCTAAAAAGAGAAAGCGAGAATGGGTCAGCCTTGCTAAGGCAGTAAAACGAGTTGAGGAAGCAGAACTTAAACGAATTCTTACAGATTTAACGAGTATGTTATGA
- a CDS encoding bifunctional riboflavin kinase/FAD synthetase → MLSVWVTYSSTAALTPTTVALGNFDGLHLGHQQVVLPILNRAQMLAPMLIPPQESVRSSPDLDEGLGPMWELARPLSRTFHDDRLAISPPVAEVNYKGYKSDRLEPACATVVTFSPHPQEFFSGKPRKMLTPLREKIALLRSMGVEQLVLLPFNKELAALTPKQFVEQILVRQLEATRISVGLDFCFGRGRTGTAKDLAAIAATYGIDVTLVPLYTYAGERISSSAIRDALQNGNLQKANQLLGRPYSVGGVVIEGQKIGRTIGFPTANLQLPPEKFLPRFGVYAVRVTLEEETEEEASGAGKFKLRPKTINLTPKSFNPPILGVMNIGCRPTVEGVSPTVEVHLLDYSGDLYGKTLNVSLENFLRPEQKFPSLEALKAQIQSDCAFARKLLYSNPQGD, encoded by the coding sequence ATGTTAAGCGTGTGGGTAACTTATTCTTCTACCGCTGCTTTGACTCCTACTACCGTTGCCTTGGGAAATTTTGACGGTTTGCATCTGGGGCACCAACAAGTCGTGCTGCCAATCCTGAATCGGGCACAAATGCTTGCCCCGATGCTTATTCCCCCACAAGAGTCAGTACGATCGAGCCCTGACCTTGATGAAGGCTTAGGGCCTATGTGGGAGTTGGCTAGACCTCTTTCTCGGACGTTTCATGACGATCGTTTAGCTATTTCGCCACCTGTAGCTGAAGTCAACTACAAAGGCTACAAATCCGACCGACTAGAACCTGCTTGTGCAACAGTGGTGACGTTTAGCCCCCACCCCCAAGAGTTTTTTAGCGGCAAACCCAGAAAAATGTTAACGCCGTTAAGAGAAAAAATAGCTCTGCTGAGGTCTATGGGTGTTGAGCAACTGGTATTGTTGCCCTTTAATAAAGAATTGGCGGCGCTAACTCCAAAACAGTTTGTTGAACAAATTTTAGTGCGGCAATTGGAAGCAACCCGAATTAGTGTAGGGTTGGATTTCTGCTTCGGGCGCGGACGAACCGGGACAGCTAAAGATTTAGCTGCGATCGCTGCTACTTATGGCATTGACGTTACCCTCGTACCACTCTACACTTACGCAGGAGAAAGGATCAGCAGTTCGGCAATCCGGGACGCTCTCCAAAATGGCAATCTCCAGAAGGCAAACCAATTGTTAGGCCGTCCATATAGCGTAGGTGGAGTAGTTATTGAAGGTCAAAAAATTGGTCGAACTATTGGATTTCCAACGGCTAATCTCCAGCTACCCCCAGAAAAATTTTTACCCCGTTTTGGCGTGTACGCTGTCCGAGTTACTCTCGAAGAAGAGACTGAGGAAGAGGCTTCAGGCGCAGGAAAATTTAAGCTTAGACCTAAGACAATAAACCTCACGCCTAAAAGTTTTAATCCTCCAATATTGGGAGTGATGAATATTGGCTGCCGTCCCACTGTGGAAGGTGTTAGTCCAACTGTAGAAGTTCACCTGTTAGATTATTCTGGGGATTTGTATGGCAAAACCTTAAATGTAAGCCTAGAAAATTTTTTGAGGCCTGAACAAAAGTTTCCTTCTCTGGAAGCGCTAAAGGCTCAAATTCAGTCTGACTGTGCATTTGCCAGAAAGTTGCTGTATAGTAACCCACAAGGTGATTAG